Proteins encoded within one genomic window of Triticum aestivum cultivar Chinese Spring chromosome 2D, IWGSC CS RefSeq v2.1, whole genome shotgun sequence:
- the LOC123053910 gene encoding L-type lectin-domain containing receptor kinase SIT2, with product MASVRAMLAASAAPRLLCEQLKPGEASHGTRRLLQSTTVSVLCRDPETMLPPDRAMPFLLLFLFLGLAAPRPAAAADEQFVFDGFTGANLTLDGMATVTPNGLLQLSNATSQLKGHAFFPTPLQFHRAPNSTAMQSFSTAFVIGIIGAYDTLSSHGMAFVVAKSANFTSALPGQFLGLVGSANNGNATNHLFAVEFDTILNSEFNDMSGNHVGVDVNGLNSVDADNAGYYDDGTGAFRNISLVDRKPMQVWVDFDGRTMQVNVTMAPLQVARPKRPLLSATVNLSSVIDGTAYVGFSSSSGILFCRHYVLGWSFKMNGAAPALNISSLPSMPVTFPKPRSKVLEIVLPIASALLVFAVAAAVFVYMRRRRMFGELKEDWEATFGPHRFSYKDLYHATDGFSDERLLGIGGFGRVYRGTLPKSKSAEIAVKKVSHGSRQGMREFVAEVVTIGRLRHRNLVQLLGYCRRKGELLLVYDYMPNGSLDKHLYDDQKKKTAAAALGWGQRFRIIKGVASGLLYLHEDWEQVVVHRDIKASNVLLDADMNGRLGDFGLARLYDHGTDPHTTHVVGTMGYLAPELGHTGKASKASDVFALGAFMLEVACGRKPVVQDARDNHLVLVDWVLDQWRAGTVTGAVDPRLGGDVVEEEASLVLRLGLLCSHPLPGARPTTRQVAQYLDGDLKLPELSPTYQSFNMLALMQDQGFDPYVMSYPMTSITAGTMSQMSDLSGGR from the exons ATGGCGAGTGTCCGTGCGATGCTTGCGGCGTCCGCTGCGCCTCGTCTCTTGTGCGAGCAGCTCAAGCCTG GAGAGGCCAGCCACGGCACTCGCCGTCTACTTCAATCCACCACTGTGTCGGTACTCTGTAGAGATCCAGAGACCATGCTGCCTCCCGATCGAGCCATGCCGTTCCTTCTCCTGTTCCTCTTCCTCGGCCTCGCCGCCCcccgcccggcggcggcggcggacgagcagTTCGTCTTCGACGGCTTCACCGGCGCGAACCTCACCCTGGACGGCATGGCCACGGTGACCCCGAACGGGCTGCTCCAGCTGTCCAACGCCACCAGCCAGCTCAAGGGCCACGCCTTCTTCCCGACGCCGCTGCAGTTCCACCGGGCGCCCAACAGCACGGCCATGCAGTCCTTCTCCACGGCCTTCGTCATCGGCATCATCGGCGCCTACGACACGCTCAGCAGCCACGGCATGGCCTTCGTCGTCGCCAAGAGCGCCAACTTCACCTCCGCGCTGCCGGGCCAGTTCCTCGGCCTCGTCGGCTCCGCCAACAACGGCAACGCCACCAACCACCTCTTCGCCGTGGAGTTCGACACCATCCTCAACTCCGAGTTCAACGACATGAGCGGCAACCACGTCGGCGTCGACGTCAACGGCCTCAACTCCGTCGACGCCGACAACGCCGGCTACTACGACGACGGCACCGGCGCCTTCAGGAACATCAGCCTGGTGGACCGCAAGCCCATGCAGGTGTGGGTGGACTTCGACGGCCGGACCATGCAGGTCAACGTCACCATGGCGCCCCTGCAGGTGGCCCGGCCCAAGAGGCCCCTGctctccgccaccgtcaacctcTCCTCCGTCATCGACGGCACCGCGTACGTCGGGTTCTCCTCGTCCAGCGGCATCCTCTTCTGCCGCCACTACGTGCTCGGGTGGAGCTTCAAGATGAACGGCGCCGCCCCGGCGCTTAACATCTCGTCGCTGCCGTCGATGCCGGTCACGTTCCCCAAGCCGCGGTCCAAGGTTCTGGAGATCGTGCTCCCGATAGCGTCCGCGCTGCTCGTCTTCGCGGTGGCCGCCGCCGTCTTCGTGTACATGCGGAGGCGGCGCATGTTCGGGGAGCTCAAGGAGGACTGGGAGGCCACCTTCGGGCCGCACAGGTTCTCGTACAAGGACCTCTACCACGCCACCGACGGGTTCAGCGACGAGCGGCTGCTGGGCATCGGCGGGTTCGGGCGGGTGTACCGCGGCACGCTCCCCAAGTCCAAGTCGGCAGAGATCGCGGTGAAGAAGGTGTCGCACGGGTCGAGGCAGGGGATGCGGGAGTTCGTGGCGGAGGTGGTGACCATCGGCCGGCTCCGGCACCGCAACCTGGTGCAGCTGCTGGGCTACTGCCGGCGCAAGGGCGAGCTGCTGCTGGTGTACGACTACATGCCCAACGGCAGCCTGGACAAGCACCTGTACGACGACCAGAagaagaagacggcggcggcggccctgGGCTGGGGGCAGAGGTTCCGGATCATCAAGGGCGTCGCCTCCGGGCTGCTGTACCTCCAcgaggactgggagcaggtggtggtgCACCGGGACATCAAGGCCAGCAACGTGCTGCTGGACGCCGACATGAACGGCCGGCTGGGCGACTTCGGGCTGGCGCGGCTGTACGACCACGGCACGGACCCGCACACGACGCACGTGGTGGGCACCATGGGGTACCTGGCGCCGGAGCTGGGGCACACGGGGAAGGCCTCCAAGGCGTCCGACGTGTTCGCGCTCGGGGCCTTCATGCTGGAGGTGGCGTGCGGGCGGAAGCCGGTGGTGCAGGACGCGCGCGACAACCACCTGGTGCTGGTGGACTGGGTGCTCGACCAGTGGCGCGCCGGGACGGTCACCGGCGCCGTCGACCCACGCCTGGGCGGCGACGTCGTGGAGGAGGAGGCGAGCCTGGTGCTGAGGCTGGGACTGCTGTGCTCGCACCCGCTGCCCGGCGCGCGGCCGACCACGCGGCAGGTGGCGCAGTACCTGGACGGCGACCTCAAGCTGCCGGAGCTGTCGCCCACGTACCAGAGCTTCAACATGCTGGCGCTCATGCAGGACCAGGGCTTCGACCCCTACGTCATGTCCTACCCGATGACCTCCATCACCGCCGGCACCATGTCCCAGATGTCTGACCTCTCCGGAGGGAGGTGA